A region from the Beduinella massiliensis genome encodes:
- a CDS encoding GHKL domain-containing protein: MNLWLPFEMLVNLYQGSLMVYFLRRRLRMKRGVSLPDALCAGAIALFYSLYLFWELPLLDTAVVVIPILYTLYSSDEKWYVCVFWNVAMIAIFVAIATLSTAFYQSLPGVTWERLMQPTGLRIAFVISTNVLITLVLFCVSHYHRSANVVARVTLFLFLLLIALLLAVTELLFTLRLYIPKEHDALFIAACLCVLFCCALALALYEIFARNTERQIRIQTELEHVRMDQKYQGELRGLYERLTACRHDLKHQMQVIEQLLADRNAPDAERYFQKLRTAEEDYPAYLTGCTAMDALLTAKSLVMRERGIRFQYDPCPLVELPIDETAFCAVAGNLLDNAIEATERLQGEDVPRDIRFSLARRYDTFVMTCENSMNPATLRRRGGRFATSKADYDAEAHGVGLRSVERIVRESDGICTFTPREGRFYAWITLPYPRRASYS, from the coding sequence ATGAACCTGTGGCTGCCCTTTGAAATGCTCGTCAACCTGTATCAGGGTTCCCTGATGGTCTACTTTCTGCGGCGCCGGCTGCGCATGAAGCGCGGCGTTTCTCTGCCCGACGCGCTCTGCGCCGGGGCAATCGCGCTCTTTTATTCGCTCTATCTGTTTTGGGAGCTGCCGCTTCTGGACACGGCCGTCGTCGTCATCCCCATCTTGTACACCCTGTACAGCTCCGATGAAAAATGGTACGTCTGCGTGTTTTGGAATGTTGCAATGATCGCCATCTTTGTCGCAATCGCCACGCTCTCAACCGCCTTCTACCAAAGCCTGCCCGGCGTCACCTGGGAGCGGCTCATGCAGCCCACGGGCCTGCGCATCGCGTTCGTCATCTCGACCAACGTGCTCATCACGCTGGTGCTCTTTTGCGTCTCGCACTATCACAGGAGCGCCAACGTGGTCGCGCGCGTGACGCTGTTCCTCTTTTTGCTGCTCATCGCGCTTCTTCTGGCCGTCACCGAGCTGCTCTTCACCCTGCGGCTCTACATCCCCAAGGAGCACGACGCCCTCTTCATCGCCGCATGCCTGTGCGTGCTCTTCTGCTGCGCGCTCGCCCTCGCGCTCTACGAAATCTTCGCTCGGAATACCGAACGGCAGATTCGAATTCAGACCGAGCTGGAGCACGTGCGCATGGACCAGAAGTACCAGGGCGAGCTGCGCGGCCTGTACGAGCGCCTGACCGCCTGCCGGCACGACCTCAAGCACCAGATGCAGGTCATCGAGCAGCTCCTGGCGGACAGAAACGCCCCGGACGCGGAGCGCTACTTTCAAAAGCTGCGCACGGCGGAGGAGGATTACCCCGCCTATCTGACCGGCTGCACCGCCATGGACGCGCTGCTCACGGCCAAGTCGCTCGTGATGCGGGAGCGGGGCATCCGTTTCCAATACGACCCCTGCCCGCTCGTCGAGCTGCCCATCGACGAAACCGCGTTCTGCGCCGTGGCGGGCAACCTGCTGGACAACGCCATCGAGGCGACGGAGCGCCTGCAGGGCGAGGACGTGCCGCGCGATATCCGCTTTTCCCTCGCCCGCAGGTACGACACGTTCGTCATGACCTGCGAAAACAGCATGAACCCCGCCACGCTGCGGCGGCGGGGAGGGCGCTTTGCCACCTCGAAGGCGGACTACGACGCGGAGGCGCACGGCGTCGGCCTGCGCAGCGTCGAGCGGATCGTCCGGGAATCGGACGGCATCTGCACGTTCACGCCGCGCGAGGGCCGGTTTTACGCGTGGATCACCCTGCCCTATCCCAGGAGGGCCTCGTATTCGTAG
- a CDS encoding response regulator: MRIAVCDDEASCTQGLRQMIEKWARERRITSVDVACFTSSEDLLEDWRKRPRYDVFFLDIDIPKEMNGMELARILRDGDEKAVIIFVTNFANYASEGYHVNALRFLGKPFDGRMVFESLDIAYRQWKARQEQVRIPIRQGEQTLVLYAQSIRYVEVRGHNLEIHRLEPDAPAVVRMQLDDLLAQLPKELFVRCHRSFAVHLGFVQRVSRAQVVLSGGAQVPVGSRYQKRTGEALVRFLQGGAR; the protein is encoded by the coding sequence ATGCGCATCGCGGTATGCGACGACGAAGCCTCTTGCACGCAAGGTCTGCGGCAGATGATCGAAAAATGGGCCCGTGAACGCAGGATTACGAGCGTCGATGTCGCCTGCTTCACCTCCTCGGAGGATCTGCTGGAGGACTGGCGCAAGCGCCCCCGTTACGACGTCTTCTTTCTGGACATCGATATTCCCAAAGAGATGAACGGCATGGAGCTCGCCCGCATCCTCCGAGATGGGGACGAGAAGGCCGTTATCATCTTCGTCACCAACTTTGCAAACTACGCCAGCGAAGGCTACCACGTGAACGCCCTGCGGTTTCTGGGCAAGCCCTTTGACGGGCGGATGGTCTTCGAGAGCCTGGACATCGCCTACCGCCAGTGGAAAGCGCGGCAGGAGCAGGTACGAATCCCCATCCGTCAAGGCGAGCAGACGCTCGTGCTCTACGCGCAGTCTATCCGCTACGTGGAGGTGCGCGGCCACAACCTGGAGATTCACCGGCTGGAGCCGGATGCCCCGGCCGTCGTGCGCATGCAACTGGACGACCTGCTCGCGCAGCTGCCCAAAGAACTGTTCGTCCGCTGCCACCGCAGCTTTGCCGTCCATCTCGGCTTTGTGCAGCGCGTCAGCCGCGCGCAGGTCGTGCTGTCCGGCGGCGCGCAGGTGCCCGTCGGGAGCCGGTATCAAAAGCGGACGGGCGAAGCCCTCGTCCGCTTTTTGCAGGGAGGCGCAAGATGA